In Schizosaccharomyces osmophilus chromosome 2, complete sequence, the following proteins share a genomic window:
- the erg24 gene encoding C-14 sterol reductase Erg24, with translation MSKKVEADKRNPKKFQYEFFGPIGAAIIVVLTTTVVFGLYFGCNENGCPAHPQKILSMIQNAKFIDVYSFQLYLCWLGALILAWHFLPGEWVKGVPIDEKGTRLQYKMNGFATISLVLGIASGFIYMKGPECMELIWSRFLPLMTSAYVVSILISFYCYISSFIGQKHLAEGGNSGNLLYDWFIGRLLNPRIGNFDIKVFSELRPGLILWIVFDIAFACRQYVMLNGRITDSMVLVLVFHSWYVLDSFVCESAVLTTMDVTTDGFGYMLCFGDLVWVPFTYGLQARYLSYYPVDLGVGFTTAIIFLQLLGYYIFRGSNSQKNEFRNNPTDPSVKNLKYIQTKRGTRLLIDGWWGKSRHMNYFGDWLMAWAWCLPVGFGSAIPYFYVAYFAVLLLHRYGRDDHKCREKYGDDWKKYCQVVKYRIIPYIY, from the coding sequence ATGAGCAAAAAAGTAGAAGCTGACAAGAGGAACCCTAAAAAGTTTcaatatgaattttttggGCCCATTGGTGCTGCTATCATAGTTGTGCTTACAACGACTGTAGTCTTTGGACTTTACTTTGGTTGCAATGAAAATGGTTGTCCAGCACATCCTCAAAAGATACTCTCCATGATTCAGAATGCAAAGTTTATCGATGTGTATTCATTTCAGCTGTACCTATGCTGGCTAGGAGCGCTTATTCTGGCCTGGCACTTTTTGCCAGGAGAGTGGGTGAAGGGCGTGCCTATAGATGAAAAGGGAACTCGTTTGCAATACAAGATGAATGGATTCGCCACTATTAGTCTTGTTTTGGGAATCGCTAGCGGGTTTATATACATGAAAGGGCCTGAATGTATGGAATTAATCTGGAGTCGATTTCTACCTTTGATGACCTCTGCTTATGTCGTTTccattttgatttctttctaCTGCTATATTTCTAGTTTCATCGGTCAAAAGCATTTGGCCGAAGGTGGTAATTCGGGAAATTTATTGTATGATTGGTTTATTGGGCGATTATTGAATCCTCGCATAGGAAATTTCGATATCAAAGTCTTTTCTGAATTGAGACCTGGTTTAATTCTATGGATTGTCTTTGACATTGCATTTGCATGCAGGCAATACGTTATGCTGAATGGACGAATCACCGATAGCATGGTTTTAGTACTCGTTTTCCATTCCTGGTATGTTTTAGATTCATTCGTTTGTGAAAGCGCTGTTCTGACTACGATGGATGTGACCACCGATGGCTTCGGCTATATGCTTTGTTTCGGTGATTTGGTTTGGGTGCCGTTTACCTATGGTCTCCAAGCCCGTTATTTGTCTTATTATCCTGTGGACCTTGGGGTTGGCTTTACTACCGCAATTATATTTCTCCAATTGCTAGGGTACTATATCTTCCGAGGATCCAACagccaaaaaaatgagttCCGCAATAACCCTACTGATCCAAGTGTCAAGAACTTGAAGTACATCCAAACCAAGCGTGGGACCAGACTTTTGATTGATGGATGGTGGGGAAAGTCTCGCCATATGAATTACTTTGGAGACTGGTTGATGGCCTGGGCTTGGTGTTTACCAGTAGGATTTGGATCCGCTATTCCATACTTTTACGTTGCTTACTTTGCAGTGCTGTTGTTACACAGATATGGAAGAGATGATCACAAATGCAGAGAGAAATATGGAGACGATTGGAAGAAGTACTGTCAAGTCGTCAAGTACCGCATTATTCCTTATATTTATTGA
- the stb3 gene encoding DNA-binding transcription factor Stb3 has protein sequence MSHSEESTFRSARTASSFSGENHDRNSSFSKRNFGASKSMATGGISAMMSRKGQNSVDGRAQDYETKDLRRYTKSSPPSQLAHPVDEKKKENHSIPLSDRENFDDRRGSVPSDATKAIPGFAPGNNSSTVVDTLSTHYLPTILSTHGSLPIRQLMSVLVETYPMFNALSPTQQRRALTKALESQKGVMFDKVGWGRWILRETGSSAPESATVERPSSSSAPNVSFFEKDQQRDMNIPQISTRTVSHIPTNSMKTKREATGPKDEARKKEDDMEIDTDMDVSVKQTTLPSRSTVVQPKKTSKETRSQSMQTPFSSFFASLEETPGSYTAHLGGLLSPREQTPSLFREQYHDNGVYYEEEDDEEEENDFYEDDHEYDPAMPPFVLDEDQVLDAGGESTDEEDWRGIGTEALLRKGNAVPLRRSPKGMLRKDQMAAEAMLMLRGSI, from the coding sequence ATGTCGCATAGTGAAGAATCAACATTTCGCTCTGCGCGAACTGcatcttccttttctgGAGAGAATCATGATCGAaattcatcattttcaaaaagaaattttggaGCTTCAAAATCCATGGCCACTGGTGGCATTAGTGCGATGATGTCTCGCAAAGGTCAAAACAGTGTCGATGGTCGAGCTCAAGATTATGAGACAAAAGACTTGCGGAGATATACGAAGTCATCTCCACCTTCTCAATTAGCACATCCTGTGGatgagaagaagaaagaaaatcattCAATTCCATTGTCGGACCGGGAGAATTTCGATGATCGACGTGGAAGTGTTCCTTCAGATGCAACAAAAGCCATTCCTGGATTCGCACCAGGGAATAATTCTTCTACAGTTGTGGATACCCTGTCGACACATTATTTGCCAACGATCTTGTCTACACATGGCTCGCTACCCATTCGGCAATTGATGTCTGTGTTGGTGGAAACGTATCCAATGTTCAATGCGCTGAGTCCAACGCAACAACGACGGGCGTTGACGAAGGCGCTGGAATCGCAAAAGGGAGTTATGTTTGACAAGGTGGGATGGGGACGTTGGATCCTTCGCGAAACCGGGTCGTCTGCACCTGAATCTGCAACTGTTGAAAGACCCTCGTCGTCTTCTGCGCCCAATGTTAGCTTTTTCGAAAAGGATCAGCAAAGAGATATGAACATTCCGCAGATATCGACCAGGACGGTTTCCCATATACCAACAAATTCGATGAAAACAAAGCGGGAAGCTACTGGACCGAAAGACGAAGCgagaaagaaggaagacGATATGGAGATTGATACGGATATGGATGTGTCGGTGAAACAAACCACCCTGCCGTCTAGAAGCACGGTGGTTCAACCCAAAAAGACCAGCAAGGAGACGAGGAGCCAATCGATGCAGACGCCTTTTTCGAGTTTTTTTGCATCGTTGGAGGAGACGCCTGGAAGCTATACGGCACATTTAGGTGGATTGTTGAGTCCGCGAGAGCAAACGCCATCGTTGTTTCGTGAACAGTACCATGATAATGGAGTATAttatgaagaagaggatgatgaggaagaggaaaatgACTTTTATGAGGATGATCATGAATATGATCCGGCAATGCCACCGTTTGTGTTGGATGAAGATCAAGTTTTGGATGCAGGAGGAGAAAGCacagatgaagaagactGGCGTGGCATTGGAACGGAGGCACTTTTACGGAAAGGAAATGCGGTGCCGTTACGCCGTTCGCCAAAGGGTATGTTACGAAAGGATCAAATGGCAGCCGAAGCCATGTTGATGCTTCGCGGATCTATATAA
- a CDS encoding APC amino acid transmembrane transporter — MDPSSTSNPYPHIAQHRQHALPGNGDDKVDMSKDNPSAFDMASQMSHDKGSIESYSRSSSFGTKCLNVFRSYKLAPDNDNTDVKNSEDFLQPRHLQMIAVGVCIGTGLYVAIGKSLKNAGPASLLINFIVLTSMILPLIISLGELCCVFPSQPSITMYPGRLVSENLGFACSWLYYCIWLTTLPSEISAAAEVVGFWKSQHVNIAVWVTIFLAYVVLVNAMGARGYGETEFFSSFLKVLSIVIFFFTSIVINCGAAPNSNGYIGARFWHHPGAFRNGFKGFCSVFISSAYSLTGTENIGTAAGNTSHPQKAIPSAVKKVFYRVFFFYIVTIFLITLVVPYDDPGLGSTSPFILAIQNGGIRVLPDIFNAIILVSILSVGNSAVFAASRSGIALVRQGWAPRILGRVDQKGRPVISYLISFAFACISYANAAPKGGVVFDWVSSVSGGGSFCIWGLTFLSHIRLRLSMKAQNIPETILPYRFAGSLYMSFYGLLINFLALCTLVYISIFPVTHDPPNAYDFFVSFLGPSIFIVGLVVSPAVVGFKYTTLKNIDLVTGRYDIVGMKGFRADSSETELEQKDKDSNSAFVGQSSDLEKSPEAYQNNRPKRGIWSGIYHILC, encoded by the coding sequence ATGGACCCCTCTTCAACGAGTAATCCTTATCCTCACATCGCTCAACATCGCCAGCACGCTCTCCCAGGAAATGGAGATGACAAAGTCGACATGTCCAAGGACAATCCATCGGCCTTCGATATGGCTTCCCAAATGTCGCATGACAAAGGCAGCATCGAGTCGTACTCGAggtcttcttctttcggCACCAAATGCTTAAACGTATTCCGCTCCTATAAACTTGCTCCTGACAATGATAACACTGACGTGAAAAATAGTGAAGACTTTTTACAACCTCGTCACTTGCAAATGATTGCCGTCGGTGTTTGCATCGGTACCGGTCTTTACGTCGCCATCGGAAAATCTCTCAAAAATGCTGGCCCTGCTAGTCTTTTAATTAACTTTATCGTCCTTACTTCTATGATTCTTCCCTTAATTATCTCTCTGGGTGAGCTTTGCTGTGTATTTCCCAGCCAACCCAGTATTACCATGTATCCAGGCCGTTTGGTCAGTGAAAACCTTGGCTTTGCTTGTTCTTGGCTTTACTACTGTATTTGGCTTACCACATTGCCTAGTGAAATTTCCGCCGCTGCTGAAGTGGTTGGATTCTGGAAGAGTCAGCATGTTAATATTGCTGTTTGGGTAACGATCTTCTTGGCCTACGTCGTACTTGTGAACGCCATGGGTGCTCGTGGTTATGGTGAAACTGAATTTTTTAGctcttttctaaaagtGCTTTCTATcgtcatcttcttctttacttCCATCGTCATTAACTGCGGTGCTGCTCCCAATAGTAACGGCTACATTGGTGCGAGATTCTGGCACCACCCAGGAGCTTTCCGAAATGGCTTTAAAGGTTTCTGCTCTGTCTTTATTTCTTCCGCTTATTCCCTTACAGGTACTGAAAATATTGGTACAGCCGCAGGAAATACCTCCCACCCTCAAAAGGCGATTCCTAGTGCTGTCAAAAAGGTGTTTTACCGagtctttttcttttacatcGTCACTATTTTCTTGATTACCCTGGTTGTACCCTACGACGATCCTGGACTTGGTAGTACGAGTCCTTTTATCCTTGCCATCCAAAACGGTGGTATTAGAGTGCTTCCTGATATCTTCAACGCTATTATCCTTGTTTCTATTCTGTCCGTCGGTAATAGTGCTGTCTTTGCTGCTTCAAGAAGTGGTATTGCCCTTGTCCGCCAAGGATGGGCTCCTCGTATTCTTGGACGAGTGGACCAGAAGGGTCGTCCTGTCATTAGTTACTTGAtatcctttgcttttgcgTGCATCAGTTATGCCAATGCTGCTCCTAAGGGAGGTGTTGTTTTTGACTGGGTGTCCTCTGTATCCGGTGGTGGTTCGTTTTGCATTTGGGGCCTCACATTCTTGTCACACATTCGTCTTAGGCTCAGTATGAAGGCTCAAAACATTCCCGAAACTATTTTGCCTTATCGATTTGCAGGCAGTCTTTACATGAGTTTTTATGGTCTACTGATCAACTTTTTAGCATTGTGCACTTTGGTGTATATTTCCATTTTCCCTGTCACACATGATCCCCCCAATGCCTATGACTTTTTTGTATCCTTCCTCGGCCCTTCGATTTTCATTGTTGGATTGGTAGTTAGCCCAGCAGTTGTGGGATTCAAATATACAACGTTGAAAAACATAGATTTAGTCACTGGCCGCTACGACATTGTCGGCATGAAGGGCTTCCGAGCGGATTCTAGTGAAACAGAGCTTGAgcaaaaagacaaagataGCAATAGCGCTTTTGTGGGACAAAGTTCAGATCTTGAAAAGTCTCCAGAGGCGTATCAAAACAACCGTCCAAAGAGAGGTATTTGGAGCGGTATTTATCATATATTGTGTTAG
- a CDS encoding histone acetyltransferase complex subunit Eaf7, with protein sequence MGVHSSSTSPQKQQKEEEKTPSSPLPPSREWSIMEETLLLKAICQGLRPVGTKKHFHMIGMLRMIHDGCQTSTKRVQDVWEKVETLYNLQEFERLEAVPSPSAGEKRKRDAEVDDAKEESQTDFELPKFILHSTTNPPLTPKSTPIAGSTGEKKMTRSSIAAAAAAAATADKHESNQEPLEEPDVKEEKDEDSFDEPPTKQLRSSTMKPTTPSKNHDAGSTRKNQANQEKTEVTGKQQTEESSNTQAAQKQSEPTNPSPPIRRSTRSRRA encoded by the exons ATGGGAGTTCATTCTTCATCAACTTCTCCTCAAAAGCaacagaaagaagaagagaaaacacCGTCTTCTCCTCTGCCTCCTTCTCGAGAATGGTCCATCATGGAAGAAACCTTGCTGCTCAAGGCCATTTGCCAAGGATTACGACCAGTAG GAAcgaaaaaacattttcatATGATTGGAATGCTACGAATGATTCATGATGGGTGTCAAACATCGACAAAGCGCGTGCAAGACGTTTGGGAAAAAGTGGAAACGCTGTATAATTTGCAGGAATTTGAGCGATTG GAAGCCGTTCCTTCACCGTCTGCTGGTGAAAAGCGGAAACGCGATGCAGAAGTCGACGACGCGAAAGAGGAATCTCAAACAGATTTTGAACTTccaaaatttattttacatTCTACAACAAATCCACCCCTCACTCCGAAATCCACTCCTATTGCTGGTAGCACGGGCGAGAAAAAGATGACTCGATCGAGTATAGCcgctgctgctgctgctgctgctacTGCTGATAAGCATGAAAGTAATCAGGAACCTTTGGAGGAACCAGATgtaaaagaggaaaaagatGAGGATAGCTTCGATGAACCACCGACCAAACAATTGCGTTCTTCTACCATGAAACCAACAACCCCTTCAAAAAACCACGATGCCGGTTCtacaaggaaaaatcaAGCAAATCAAGAGAAAACAGAAGTCACCGGGAAGCAGCAAACAGAGGAGTCTTCCAACACACAAGCTGCTCAAAAACAATCCGAGCCAACGAATCCATCTCCGCCAATTCGACGAAGCACCCGGAGTCGAAGAGCATAA
- the ale1 gene encoding membrane bound O-acyltransferase, MBOAT Ale1, which translates to MFEWVDVPFEWLSSLLGVPGDIIKIPFCLLCSYPFSGILKRLPQAPLLRNAFCILIGLIYLIPVHHLTTGTYVLLFDALFTYFTAALVRTSYMPWIVFLVILGHTFYSHVIRYVYPSDRNDITASQMVLCMKLTAFAWSVHDGRQAENALSEYQKQRRLKKIPNLLFFLGYVFFFPSVLVGPAFDYVDYEHFITLSMFDHPRDPMETQITPHSLKPALGRCWRGVLWHIGFLFGTSLFPLSFLLGREFASFSLLKKYGYVIITVFIARMKFYGAWELSDGACVLSGIGYNGVDELKRPRWDRVKNIDPIGFEFASNIKGALEAWNMNTNKWLRNYVYLRVAKKGKRPGFKSTLSTFTVSALWHGVSPGYYMTFVSAAFIQTIAKYHRRFFRPFFLQPDMKTPGPFKKVYDIVGIVATNLSVSYLIVSFLLLTLNESIYVWSNLHFLVHIYTILCIVVFNSPVKAKLNKVLKKRTEKAEFETYKTQTNFSDNDMVNMSIPDPEDFTLAPSTSK; encoded by the exons ATGTTCGAATGGGTGGATGTTCCTTTCGAATGGTTGAGCTCCTTGTTGGGTGTCCCCGGTGACATTATCAAAATCCCATTCTGTTTACTGTGTTCTTATCCTTTTTCGGGAATCCTCAAGCGCTTGCCTCAAGCTCCTCTGCTCCGTAATGCGTTTTGTATTCTCATTGGTCTTATCTACTTAATTCCTGTTCACCATTTGACTACTGGTACATATGTTCTCTTGTTCGATGCTTTATTTACTTACTTTACTGCTGCATTGGTCCGCACTTCGTATATGCCATGGATAGTATTTTTGGTCATCCTTGGCCATACATTCTACAG TCATGTAATTCGCTATGTCTATCCTTCAGATCGTAATGACATTACCGCTTCCCAAATGGTGCTTTGTATGAAATTGACCGCCTTTGCATGGTCTGTGCATGATGGTCGTCAAGCCGAAAAT GCCTTGTCGGAGTACCAAAAACAACGCcgtttgaagaaaattcctaatcttcttttctttcttggctatgtgtttttctttccttctgTTCTGGTTGGTCCTGCTTTCGATTATGTTGATTACGAGCATTTTATTACTTTGAGCATGTTTGATCATCCAAGAGATCCTATGGAAACGCAGATTACTCCCCATAGTCTAAAACCCGCTTTGGGTCGCTGCTGGCGTGGCGTTCTTTGGCACATTGGCTTTCTTTTCGGTACCTCTCTATTTCCGCTTAGTTTTCTCTTGGGTCGCGAatttgcttccttttccttattgaaaaagtatgGCTACGTTATAATAACGGTTTTTATTGCACGTATGAAATTTTACGGTGCTTGGGAATTGTCTGACGGTGCGTGCGTTCTTTCCGGTATCGGTTATAATGGTGTAGATGAATTAAAGCGTCCCCGTTGGGATCGTGTCAAAAACATTGACCCCATTGGCTTTGAGTTTGCTAGTAATATCAAGGGCGCCTTAGAAGCTTGGAATATGAATACCAATAAATGGCTTCGAAATTATGTTTACCTACGAGTTGccaagaaaggaaaacgtCCTGGTTTCAAGAGCACATTAAGCACCTTTACAGTTAGTGCTCTATGGCATGGTGTCTCCCCTGGTTACTACATGACATTTGTTTCCGCTGCTTTCATTCAAACCATTGCCAAGTATCATCGGAGATTTTTTCGAccctttttccttcaacCAGACATGAAAACTCCTGGTCCATTCAAAAAGGTTTACGATATCGTTGGCATAGTTGCAACAAACCTCTCCGTTTCTTATCTGATcgtttcatttcttttgttaacCTTGAATGAATCCATTTATGTTTGGAGCAATTTGCACTTTTTGGTTCACATTTATACAATTCTATgtattgttgttttcaataGCCCCGTCAAGGcgaaattaaataaagtACTGAAGAAGCGTACAGAAAAAGCAGAATTTGAAACTTACAAAACCCAAACGAATTTTTCCGATAATGATATGGTTAATATGTCTATCCCCGACCCAGAGGATTTTACTCTTGCTCCGTCTACTTCCAAATAG
- the eso1 gene encoding mitotic cohesin N-acetyltransferase/DNA polymerase eta Eso1 fusion protein encodes MESRKSKFSWRDLEYCDKPASRSGPLRIVAHIDQDAFYAQVEIVRLGINPSTPFAVQQWQGLIAVNYPARDANVSRHETITEAKKKCPELQVAHVKTWKAGDTEAKYHENPDPNNFKACLDPYRHESVKILNIIKNHAPIVKKASIDECFIELTGEVKRLVLEEYPFLKASPDNLETSLPAAPVLLWTHDYGILIDRNGGDAGEEYEQDWDDVFLYYAARIVKAIRDDIFESLHYTCSAGVSFNPMLAKLVSSRNKPNKQAVLCRSGIKEYLGSLSITDIRMLGGKFGEEVVRVLGTDSISDVWSMQLDNVMGKLGQVNGRLVWNMCHGLDDTEITTQIQIKSMLSAKNFSQNKLKDEHAVINWFRVFGSDLHSRFMEVEGLRRPKTLCLHVLTGSLRKSRSTQIPLDADITVDYIASHCLKLLRQLQDEYDVYPIAHLSVSFQNIVENDKSSRGIESFLRPSKVIPKSTATLDNSSKLHSDDNSKPQPQCPSEEIPEEASPKKKRSVFGMFKDISDSPSPTIQQSYTCDECGHSIPITQNGEHDDYHFAINLSRKERLFEPQPSSASSTDKPTVTAKSRTYGRRTGSKHYIAPVGSPSPKRAFLDAFFTSNQSTSSSSALRKKNNPVSSSGSSSATQMHLDLGSTTVTCPECLMEYNKASEEDVDLHSRFHSRTLGGISLCMQTEPIKRLSYSVNGDSIYMITAESSLLDQKKAEEALNFVNEELSGEPMETIGIDKYSIFLFMSGRKCLGLLLAERINSAYVISEKEDEKTFFSSAVYIKENKLQRGFLLGVSRIWVTPSRRKQGIARALLDCATSYFIYGYKISNKEIAFTQPSESGKRFILSWSRAFQEGKASVQYAVYEN; translated from the coding sequence ATGGAAAGTaggaaaagcaagtttTCTTGGAGAGATTTGGAGTATTGCGACAAGCCTGCGTCTCGAAGTGGCCCGTTGAGGATCGTAGCCCATATTGATCAGGATGCATTTTATGCCCAAGTGGAAATTGTGAGGCTAGGAATTAATCCATCTACTCCTTTTGCCGTGCAACAATGGCAAGGTCTTATTGCTGTAAACTATCCAGCTAGAGACGCAAACGTTTCGAGACATGAAACCATCACAGAagccaagaaaaaatgtcCTGAACTTCAAGTTGCACACGTAAAAACTTGGAAGGCGGGTGATACAGAAGCCAAGTACCATGAAAACCCAGACCCAAATAATTTTAAAGCTTGCTTGGATCCGTACAGGCATGAAAGTGTCAAGATTTTAAACATCATAAAAAACCATGCGCCTATCGTGAAGAAGGCTAGTATTGATGAATGCTTTATAGAACTTACGGGTGAGGTAAAGAGACTTGTTTTGGAGGAATACccatttttaaaagcatCACCAGACAATCTGGAAACATCCCTTCCCGCAGCTCCAGTGCTTCTATGGACGCATGATTATGGAATATTGATTGATCGAAACGGAGGCGATGCTGGTGAAGAATATGAACAGGACTGGGATGatgtctttctttattatgCAGCGAGAATAGTGAAAGCAATCCGCGATGATATTTTCGAATCGCTGCATTATACATGTTCCGCTGGTGTTTCTTTCAACCCAATGCTTGCAAAGCTGGTTAGCTCTCGAAATaaaccaaacaaacaagCAGTTTTATGTCGCAGCGGTATAAAGGAATATCTCGGATCGCTAAGCATTACCGATATAAGAATGTTGGGCGGCAAGTTTGGAGAGGAAGTGGTTCGAGTACTTGGTACTGATTCCATTTCTGATGTGTGGTCCATGCAGCTTGACAATGTTATGGGCAAACTTGGCCAGGTGAACGGTAGGCTTGTCTGGAATATGTGTCATGGCCTTGATGATACAGAAATCACAACCCAGATACAAATAAAATCCATGCTATCTGCAAAAAATTTCAGCCAAAATAAACTGAAGGATGAACATGCAGTTATCAACTGGTTTCGTGTGTTTGGCTCCGATTTACATTCCAGATTCATGGAAGTAGAGGGCTTGCGAAGGCCTAAAACTTTGTGTCTCCATGTTCTAACTGGTTCTCTTCGTAAATCAAGATCAACCCAAATTCCTTTGGATGCTGATATTACAGTGGATTATATCGCGAGTCATTGCCTAAAGCTTCTTCGACAGCTTCAAGATGAGTACGATGTATACCCAATTGCCCATCTATCAGTcagttttcaaaatatagTAGAAAATGATAAGAGCTCAAGAGGCATAGAGTCTTTTCTACGTCCTAGCAAGGTGATTCCCAAATCGACAGCTACTTTAGATAACAGTTCAAAGCTTCATTCGGATGATAACAGTAAACCTCAACCGCAATGTCCGTCTGAAGAAATCCCAGAAGAAGCAtctccaaaaaagaaaagaagcgTTTTTGGAATGTTCAAGGATATTTCGGATAGTCCAAGTCCTACTATTCAGCAGTCATATACATGCGATGAATGTGGACATTCCATTCCTATTACTCAGAATGGAGAACACGACGATTATCATTTTGCTATCAATTTATCTCGTAAAGAAAGATTATTTGAACCGCAGCCATCTTCTGCTTCTAGTACAGATAAGCCAACAGTTACCGCAAAAAGCAGGACATACGGACGCAGGACTGGTAGTAAACATTATATTGCACCAGTAGGTAGTCCATCACCGAAAAGGGCCTTCCTTGACGCTTTTTTTACTTCGAATCAAAGCACGTCGTCTTCATCTGCCTTGCGTAAAAAGAACAATCCAGTTAGCTCTTCAGGTTCTTCAAGCGCTACCCAGATGCATTTGGACCTAGGGTCAACTACTGTTACATGCCCAGAATGTCTCATGGAATACAATAAAGCAAGTGAAGAAGACGTGGATTTGCATTCACGATTTCATTCTCGTACGTTAGGTGGTATAAGTCTATGTATGCAAACAGAACCGATTAAACGACTTAGCTATTCTGTCAATGGTGATTCAATCTACATGATTACAGCTGAAAGTTCATTGTTGGACCAGAAAAAAGCCGAGGAGGCTTTAAACTTTGTAAATGAAGAACTTTCTGGTGAACCCATGGAAACTATTGGTATTGATAAatattccattttcttgttcatGTCTGGGAGAAAATGCCTTGGGCTTTTGTTAGCAGAGCGTATAAATTCCGCATACGTGAtaagtgaaaaagaagacgaaaaaacatttttttcgtCCGCTGTGTATATTAAAGAGAACAAATTGCAGCGTggatttcttcttggtgTCTCAAGGATTTGGGTTACTCCATCACGTCGAAAACAAGGAATTGCTCGCGCACTATTAGATTGCGCGACAtcttattttatttatggGTATAAAATTTCCAACAAGGAAATTGCTTTTACTCAACCAAGTGAAAGCGGAAAACGATTTATTCTATCCTGGAGTCGAGCTTTTCAAGAAGGCAAAGCAAGTGTACAATATGCTGTTTATGAAAACTAA